From a single Paenibacillus sp. FSL R5-0345 genomic region:
- a CDS encoding carbohydrate ABC transporter permease, whose amino-acid sequence MNDSPAKKPLQLISKIAVRFFLILWSLVVLYPVLWTFLTSLKDNQQVMLGKPWDFPSIFRFENYTNVWSRANFGDYFLNSIIVTVASTLLSLIMAATTAYILARFTFKSRGLFYFVYVASMMIPTTLGLIPLFFLLGDMNLSNSLVGLTLVYSVGTIGILPFGIFFLVGFYKTLPRELEEAATIDGSSLYGVFFKIMLPLSKPGLITVGIMNALTVWNEYIMATVLINDPAKYTIPVGIAIMQGEMQYRTEWGPLFAGLSISMIPVIVMYVLYQRQITGGLTAGALKG is encoded by the coding sequence TTGAACGATAGTCCCGCCAAAAAACCACTTCAGCTGATATCAAAAATTGCAGTTCGATTTTTCCTCATCTTGTGGAGCTTGGTTGTTTTATATCCGGTTCTTTGGACATTCCTGACTTCCTTAAAGGATAATCAGCAGGTTATGCTTGGGAAACCGTGGGATTTTCCATCTATTTTTCGTTTTGAAAACTATACAAATGTGTGGAGCAGAGCAAACTTTGGCGATTACTTTTTAAACTCCATTATAGTAACTGTAGCAAGTACACTGTTGTCGCTTATTATGGCTGCTACAACAGCGTATATATTAGCTCGTTTTACATTTAAATCTAGAGGCCTGTTTTATTTCGTATACGTTGCTTCGATGATGATTCCAACAACACTCGGATTGATACCGTTGTTCTTTCTTCTCGGAGATATGAATTTGTCGAACTCCTTGGTAGGGCTTACGCTTGTTTATTCCGTCGGAACGATTGGTATCCTACCGTTCGGTATCTTCTTTCTGGTTGGATTCTACAAGACACTTCCCCGTGAGCTTGAAGAAGCCGCAACAATTGATGGATCTTCACTATACGGCGTTTTCTTCAAGATCATGTTGCCATTATCGAAGCCCGGTTTAATCACGGTAGGAATCATGAATGCTTTAACGGTGTGGAATGAATACATTATGGCCACGGTATTGATCAACGATCCAGCGAAATACACTATTCCTGTAGGAATAGCCATTATGCAAGGTGAAATGCAGTACAGAACGGAATGGGGACCCTTGTTTGCGGGCCTTTCCATTTCTATGATTCCCGTCATTGTGATGTACGTGTTGTATCAACGTCAAATTACGGGTGGGTTAACAGCAGGTGCGTTGAAGGGTTAA
- a CDS encoding beta-N-acetylglucosaminidase domain-containing protein — protein sequence MPKKILSIFITLMMVAGLFSSFAAAADVASDLPQKDAKLTKSYEIYPLPQQQTEEETIVTMTQNVNVVIEDSIDQPTRKLLQQILDSKSLQVTESGAAVAGKTNIFLGTRNSSGYVDNYFTQNIPYKADNFNELDAYVLNVSTKQQNKGVIAILGKNTDAAYYGLATLKMIFDQIPDLQVRNLTIEDFSDTRSRGFIEGFYGTPWSHEDRMSLMRFGGELKMNTYIFAPKDDKYHNAQWRTPYPAAELAKIKELVDVGHESKTQFVWAIHPGFNMINWNNYDAELQTLLAKLEQLYSVGVRQFGLFMDDISTSQSLVDKEKHVKLITDVANWVTSKKDVKSLIYCPPFYNKSWTGTSGRPYLEALRNVPANVDIMWTGNGVVASVNAADMQWPKDAHGRDPYMWLNWPVNDYKDARLLLGKAEVLIPGTHNISGVVSNPMKHAELSKIGIFAVADYTWNVDDFDQEESWLDSFKHIAPEVASELNTIAYHLSDPSPSGHGLVVGESENIKAELAQFLSQYSSGQPIETMGNTLIQEFDLVLDAIESFRVNNTNENMEEEIDPWLNSLQNVVLADKSAVLSAIAIQKEKVDQAWEELAKATSALSLSKTFKIEKLNSPDVTVEAGAKRLVPFAEQLINKLDAQIYTLVDPEYVKPLAVSSYGSPSGLNLMVDGDLATNVYIQTLQQNGDWYGVDFGKTIKVEEIAITQGRNDADFDIFQKGILEYSMNGQEWTAIGEERSGYKISASGLSVNARMIRYRLTHAGIPGGKPDLWTAVREFSVNASKDKVSIFTDVPELKDTPITVADNAVQLTNLNGITLKPS from the coding sequence ATGCCGAAGAAGATTCTCAGTATCTTCATTACACTTATGATGGTGGCCGGCTTGTTCTCCAGTTTTGCAGCTGCAGCGGATGTAGCCTCTGATCTTCCGCAAAAAGATGCAAAACTAACGAAATCCTATGAAATCTATCCATTACCGCAGCAACAAACAGAAGAAGAGACAATCGTAACCATGACACAAAATGTAAACGTTGTTATTGAAGATTCGATTGACCAGCCGACAAGAAAGCTGCTTCAACAGATACTGGATTCCAAGTCACTTCAGGTTACTGAGTCAGGAGCTGCAGTAGCAGGGAAAACAAATATCTTTTTGGGAACTAGAAATTCATCAGGTTATGTAGACAATTACTTCACTCAGAATATTCCTTATAAAGCGGATAACTTCAATGAGCTGGACGCTTATGTTCTTAACGTTAGCACGAAGCAACAGAATAAAGGTGTTATTGCGATACTGGGTAAAAATACGGATGCAGCTTATTATGGCCTGGCAACGCTGAAGATGATTTTTGATCAAATTCCTGATCTGCAGGTTCGTAATCTCACTATCGAAGATTTCTCTGATACTCGCTCGCGGGGATTTATCGAAGGCTTTTATGGCACACCTTGGTCACATGAAGATCGAATGAGCTTGATGCGTTTCGGTGGAGAGCTGAAGATGAACACTTATATTTTTGCACCTAAAGATGACAAGTACCATAACGCGCAATGGAGAACGCCTTATCCTGCAGCTGAGCTTGCCAAGATCAAAGAACTGGTTGATGTCGGTCATGAATCCAAGACTCAGTTTGTATGGGCGATTCATCCAGGGTTCAATATGATCAATTGGAACAATTATGATGCTGAACTCCAAACCTTACTTGCGAAGCTTGAACAATTGTACAGTGTAGGCGTACGTCAATTTGGACTATTTATGGATGATATCAGTACATCACAATCATTAGTAGATAAAGAAAAACATGTGAAGTTAATTACAGATGTTGCGAATTGGGTTACGTCCAAGAAAGACGTCAAATCATTAATTTACTGTCCTCCATTCTACAATAAAAGCTGGACCGGAACGTCTGGCAGACCTTATCTTGAAGCCTTGAGAAATGTACCTGCGAATGTAGATATTATGTGGACCGGAAACGGCGTTGTTGCCTCTGTTAATGCAGCAGATATGCAGTGGCCGAAAGATGCACATGGAAGAGATCCGTATATGTGGTTAAATTGGCCAGTGAATGACTATAAGGATGCAAGACTGCTGCTCGGTAAAGCAGAAGTGCTCATTCCAGGTACACATAATATTTCAGGTGTAGTGTCTAATCCAATGAAGCATGCGGAATTATCTAAGATCGGTATCTTTGCGGTAGCGGATTACACTTGGAATGTAGATGATTTTGATCAAGAGGAGAGCTGGCTTGATTCATTTAAGCATATAGCCCCTGAAGTTGCCTCTGAGCTTAATACGATTGCCTATCATTTGAGTGACCCATCGCCTAGCGGTCATGGGCTTGTAGTAGGTGAATCGGAAAATATCAAAGCTGAGCTAGCGCAATTCTTAAGTCAATACTCAAGTGGTCAGCCGATAGAAACGATGGGGAATACATTGATTCAAGAATTTGATCTAGTATTGGACGCCATCGAGTCGTTTAGAGTAAATAACACGAATGAAAATATGGAAGAGGAAATTGATCCATGGCTAAATAGCTTACAAAATGTCGTTCTTGCCGACAAATCGGCAGTTCTCTCTGCGATAGCGATCCAGAAAGAGAAGGTTGATCAGGCTTGGGAAGAACTTGCTAAGGCCACAAGCGCATTAAGCTTATCCAAAACATTCAAAATTGAGAAGCTTAATTCTCCAGATGTGACGGTTGAGGCAGGAGCAAAGCGGCTAGTTCCTTTTGCTGAGCAGCTCATCAATAAACTGGATGCTCAGATTTACACTTTGGTGGACCCGGAATATGTTAAACCTCTAGCTGTCAGCTCTTATGGTTCTCCTTCAGGATTAAACCTGATGGTAGACGGGGATTTAGCAACGAACGTCTATATTCAGACCCTTCAACAGAATGGGGACTGGTATGGCGTTGATTTTGGCAAAACCATTAAAGTGGAAGAAATTGCGATCACACAAGGTAGAAATGACGCGGATTTTGATATTTTCCAAAAGGGGATTCTCGAGTATTCCATGAACGGTCAAGAATGGACCGCAATCGGAGAAGAGCGTTCCGGGTATAAAATTTCTGCTTCCGGGCTCAGTGTGAATGCAAGGATGATTCGATATCGATTGACTCATGCAGGAATACCTGGAGGTAAGCCTGATTTATGGACGGCAGTTCGTGAGTTTTCCGTCAATGCAAGTAAAGATAAGGTGTCTATCTTCACTGATGTGCCAGAGTTGAAGGATACACCTATTACGGTAGCTGACAATGCTGTGCAATTAACGAACCTGAACGGAATCACACTAAAGCCATCCTAA
- a CDS encoding discoidin domain-containing protein: MKSIEEITQVALEASNGEVRLESSKNGVEWEQVNEGNGAFASAAYFRIMNKGTENITVDLTRLMIQLNKFSPPMITHNYGSIYEGSINNVYNASLENKVWFGSIQSKGKYIQIDMGGVVNVQNVAVVIGDGEGDFFRKGDLQLSLDGQTWDTIHTFTNPNDRSLNFPEHEVPYRYKRVQVDGGKQARYVRLISTETYDAWLALNEILVNEGIERPGTSNPAIQAEPAGNIGNEALLSVDKKLSTFYMPGAGNTGSLNYKLSKDTKVKEVIVLQNPSDNSNAAVSVRDASGWHKVGNLSSSYNTFDTSKYSNVFEVKIQWEGSTKPKIHEIITVKKDGNGEVDPSGKMTSVLSGVDTVAGGRDFQLAFGVKSVTDAVYAMDVTMNYDPKLLEFKSATSLRSGIQVLETANHTPGKLRLLVVSEGADNAIIGNLQLLSLDFGTKTVAEATESTIQIEKVIVADAEGKESETVTSSHKLKITAEEPEPGISGDINKDGKVSIGDLAIVAANYGKDTSSPDWAEAKRADINKDGVIDLKDLALVARKITE; the protein is encoded by the coding sequence TTGAAATCCATTGAAGAGATTACGCAAGTGGCGTTAGAAGCTTCTAACGGAGAAGTCCGGTTAGAATCCTCCAAGAACGGTGTGGAATGGGAACAGGTTAATGAGGGGAATGGGGCGTTTGCTAGTGCTGCCTATTTCCGGATCATGAATAAGGGAACTGAGAATATCACTGTAGATCTGACAAGGCTCATGATCCAGCTGAACAAATTCTCTCCACCTATGATTACTCATAATTACGGAAGCATTTATGAAGGCTCTATCAACAACGTGTACAATGCTTCTTTAGAGAACAAGGTTTGGTTCGGTTCGATTCAATCGAAAGGGAAGTATATTCAGATTGACATGGGCGGTGTGGTGAATGTCCAGAATGTAGCTGTTGTGATTGGAGACGGTGAAGGAGATTTCTTCCGTAAGGGAGATTTACAGCTGTCACTAGACGGACAGACATGGGATACGATCCATACGTTTACTAATCCAAATGATCGGAGTTTGAATTTCCCTGAGCATGAGGTGCCTTACCGTTATAAGCGTGTTCAAGTTGACGGCGGCAAGCAAGCCCGATATGTAAGATTGATTTCAACTGAAACCTATGATGCATGGCTCGCGCTTAATGAAATTTTGGTTAATGAAGGGATTGAAAGACCGGGAACTTCCAATCCGGCTATCCAGGCTGAACCTGCTGGAAATATAGGAAATGAAGCCTTGCTGTCTGTTGACAAAAAGCTCTCCACCTTCTATATGCCAGGTGCTGGGAATACGGGTTCCTTAAATTACAAATTGTCGAAGGATACTAAGGTAAAAGAAGTGATTGTTTTGCAAAATCCATCGGATAATTCAAACGCTGCGGTGTCCGTGCGAGATGCGAGTGGATGGCATAAGGTAGGTAACCTGTCCTCATCTTATAATACATTTGATACCTCCAAGTATAGTAATGTGTTTGAAGTGAAGATTCAGTGGGAGGGTTCGACTAAACCTAAAATCCACGAGATCATTACAGTTAAAAAAGACGGAAATGGTGAGGTTGATCCATCAGGTAAGATGACTTCTGTTCTGTCTGGGGTAGACACTGTAGCTGGCGGAAGAGATTTTCAACTGGCGTTTGGAGTGAAGAGTGTAACAGATGCTGTGTATGCAATGGATGTAACTATGAATTACGATCCTAAGCTGTTGGAATTCAAATCTGCTACTTCCTTGCGGAGTGGAATTCAGGTGCTTGAAACTGCTAATCACACGCCTGGAAAACTGCGGCTGCTGGTGGTGAGTGAAGGGGCGGACAACGCGATAATAGGCAATCTTCAGCTGTTATCTTTGGATTTTGGGACTAAGACAGTAGCGGAAGCTACAGAGAGTACTATTCAGATTGAAAAAGTGATCGTAGCAGATGCGGAAGGTAAGGAGAGCGAAACCGTTACATCGAGTCATAAGCTCAAGATCACTGCAGAGGAGCCGGAGCCTGGTATTTCTGGTGACATTAATAAAGATGGAAAAGTGTCCATCGGCGACTTGGCGATAGTCGCTGCTAATTATGGCAAGGATACCAGCAGCCCAGATTGGGCTGAGGCTAAACGTGCCGATATCAATAAAGATGGCGTGATTGATTTGAAAGACTTGGCGCTCGTAGCCCGTAAGATAACAGAATGA
- a CDS encoding VOC family protein — protein MKLSMNWITLRVRDLEASLDFYNRILGLPMDRRFESRGKQIVMLGTAEQPKIELIQGSDPALKPECGVSVGFEVESLDNAIAHLKSHGIPVARGPIAPNPHLRFFYILDPDGFEVQLAEHS, from the coding sequence ATGAAGTTGAGTATGAATTGGATAACACTCAGAGTGCGCGATCTGGAGGCTTCCCTTGATTTTTATAACCGTATTCTAGGACTTCCCATGGATCGCAGATTTGAGAGTAGAGGAAAACAGATTGTTATGTTAGGTACTGCAGAGCAGCCGAAAATCGAGCTTATTCAGGGCAGCGACCCGGCTCTAAAGCCAGAATGCGGCGTTTCCGTTGGTTTCGAAGTGGAATCGCTCGACAACGCCATAGCGCATTTGAAAAGCCACGGCATTCCCGTCGCACGCGGACCGATCGCACCCAATCCACATTTACGATTCTTTTATATACTGGACCCGGACGGTTTTGAGGTGCAATTAGCGGAGCATAGCTAG
- a CDS encoding alpha/beta hydrolase fold domain-containing protein, with the protein MKRRLIYVLTILVIVLSSWLLLNNQESKSALEKEGKEVAKVNANDSSTTAVKVTVNNGQIPVQYLTPAYKVTVKGDILYASKKNETDAVEPLKLDLYEPSGDDNKKRPVFIFIHGGGYTGGDKYDAADFSTGLAERGYAVLSIDYRLKKDPFANFTHTLNDAYEDISDVIKWINDNAELYGMDASRIVIGGDSAGGHLAINFVNQYVSKDPSIIKSIFSIVDIYGGDLTTSANSKLPPVLIIHGTIDKLVPYQQSVELAEQLKEIGVYHNLLTMEGVGHDYKNEKYIDEIMETTTHFLWNVMNSPALAKLPEISGISIAAGDAFDIKLPEAYRSPSKEPMNIDLPEGWILRDEKEEDRLWIQVPEGLVRGNDSLFVSRGEDPKTAMSFAINVNVIDPLTVKYETFYDESAKEIRTHMDVTNQSTNIFSGSVEADYETGRSTQGTYSASVENLEPGKSVRLEIPELAWGQRTLKSFNDIGNLLQTTLDSFNALLLPKLSKPVEINGNLSDWSDQARFNVKDIKINGWRGEQDISATGSLAWDTDNLYLGVEVIDDKHEQSASGDAIWSGDSIQIGIGIANTDGTVPSEYHELGVARGNAGNLLKWRWLTPRGFNINDAIELKYAIERSGSTTSYELAIPWHELSYDITQVKQGMKLKFSLLVNDNDGEGRRGWLEYNSGIGTSKDVNAFGDLFLTD; encoded by the coding sequence ATGAAGCGTAGACTTATTTACGTTCTTACGATCCTAGTAATCGTTCTAAGTTCCTGGTTGTTACTGAATAACCAAGAGAGTAAGAGCGCTTTAGAAAAGGAGGGGAAAGAGGTGGCTAAAGTGAATGCTAATGACAGTAGCACAACAGCGGTTAAAGTTACTGTGAATAACGGACAAATTCCGGTTCAGTACCTGACTCCCGCTTATAAGGTTACAGTGAAAGGAGATATTTTGTATGCGAGTAAGAAGAATGAGACGGATGCTGTTGAACCGCTCAAACTCGATCTGTACGAGCCGTCAGGTGATGATAACAAGAAGAGACCTGTATTTATTTTCATTCACGGTGGGGGTTATACAGGAGGGGATAAGTACGATGCAGCGGACTTTTCTACGGGATTGGCAGAGCGAGGATATGCTGTATTGTCCATCGATTATAGGCTGAAAAAAGATCCGTTTGCTAACTTCACCCACACGCTTAATGACGCTTATGAGGATATAAGCGATGTGATTAAATGGATCAACGATAACGCAGAGCTTTACGGAATGGATGCAAGCCGTATTGTGATCGGGGGTGATTCGGCGGGAGGGCATCTAGCCATAAACTTTGTCAATCAATATGTATCAAAGGATCCATCGATCATTAAATCTATATTTTCGATTGTAGATATTTATGGGGGGGATCTGACGACAAGTGCGAACAGCAAGCTGCCGCCAGTCCTCATCATTCATGGAACAATAGACAAACTAGTGCCGTACCAGCAAAGTGTTGAATTGGCTGAACAATTGAAAGAGATAGGAGTGTATCATAATCTACTAACTATGGAAGGTGTCGGACATGATTACAAGAATGAAAAATACATCGATGAGATTATGGAGACGACAACACATTTTCTATGGAATGTCATGAACAGTCCAGCACTTGCAAAGCTGCCGGAGATTTCCGGTATTTCTATTGCTGCTGGAGATGCCTTTGATATTAAGCTACCTGAGGCCTATCGCAGTCCCTCGAAGGAGCCGATGAACATCGATTTACCGGAGGGTTGGATACTTCGTGATGAGAAGGAAGAAGACAGACTTTGGATTCAGGTGCCGGAAGGCTTGGTGAGAGGAAACGATTCGCTATTCGTCTCGCGCGGCGAAGATCCTAAAACAGCAATGAGCTTCGCTATCAATGTCAACGTAATCGATCCGCTTACGGTGAAATATGAGACATTTTATGATGAATCTGCCAAAGAGATAAGGACTCATATGGATGTTACGAATCAGTCTACGAATATTTTCAGCGGTTCAGTGGAAGCAGATTATGAGACAGGACGTTCTACTCAGGGGACCTATAGCGCCTCTGTCGAGAATCTAGAACCGGGAAAAAGCGTGCGGCTAGAGATTCCTGAGCTTGCATGGGGACAACGGACACTTAAATCTTTTAATGATATAGGTAATCTATTGCAAACGACTTTAGATTCCTTCAACGCGCTGTTGTTGCCAAAACTCAGTAAGCCCGTTGAAATCAATGGTAACCTATCTGATTGGAGTGATCAGGCTCGCTTTAATGTGAAGGATATCAAGATCAATGGTTGGCGAGGGGAGCAGGATATCAGCGCGACCGGTTCCTTAGCGTGGGATACGGATAACCTTTATTTAGGGGTAGAAGTTATAGATGACAAGCATGAACAGTCAGCATCGGGTGATGCTATTTGGAGTGGGGACAGCATCCAGATTGGCATTGGCATTGCAAACACAGATGGAACAGTGCCCTCAGAGTACCATGAACTGGGTGTGGCTAGGGGAAATGCAGGGAATTTACTCAAGTGGCGCTGGCTAACTCCAAGGGGTTTCAATATAAATGATGCCATAGAGCTAAAGTATGCGATAGAACGTTCTGGTTCAACAACCAGCTATGAATTAGCCATCCCGTGGCATGAACTGAGCTACGACATTACACAGGTGAAGCAAGGAATGAAGCTTAAATTTTCGCTGCTGGTTAATGATAATGACGGCGAGGGGCGTAGGGGCTGGTTAGAATACAACAGTGGTATAGGGACTTCAAAGGATGTTAATGCCTTCGGGGATCTGTTTTTGACGGATTGA
- a CDS encoding TetR/AcrR family transcriptional regulator, with amino-acid sequence MEDKKTKIYDCGKELFSNKGFKDTNISDITKKAGIAIGTFYNYYPSKEKLFMDIFLEENAKLKKNCMQTLDRTQSPLSVIRQMMALNTEGIIANPILKEWYNKSVFGKIEQLYREETGIQVNDFLYDSFHEMVQQWQTEGKMRSDMDSKMIMMVFAAMINVETHKEEIGLEFFPQLLDHMMELIMKGLTDCPK; translated from the coding sequence GTGGAAGATAAAAAAACAAAGATTTATGATTGTGGGAAAGAGCTGTTTAGCAATAAAGGCTTTAAGGATACAAATATCTCGGACATTACAAAAAAAGCTGGAATAGCCATAGGAACCTTTTACAACTATTATCCTTCTAAAGAAAAACTATTTATGGACATCTTTCTTGAAGAAAATGCGAAGCTTAAAAAAAACTGTATGCAAACCCTCGACAGAACCCAAAGCCCACTGAGTGTAATTCGGCAGATGATGGCACTCAATACGGAAGGTATAATCGCCAACCCTATTCTAAAGGAATGGTATAACAAAAGTGTTTTTGGGAAAATTGAACAGCTTTATCGAGAAGAAACCGGCATTCAGGTGAACGATTTCTTATATGACAGCTTCCATGAAATGGTGCAGCAATGGCAAACCGAAGGCAAGATGCGAAGCGATATGGACAGCAAAATGATTATGATGGTTTTCGCCGCGATGATCAATGTGGAGACCCACAAGGAAGAAATAGGACTGGAGTTCTTTCCACAACTGCTGGACCATATGATGGAACTAATCATGAAGGGTCTTACAGACTGCCCCAAATAG